Proteins from a genomic interval of candidate division KSB1 bacterium:
- a CDS encoding DegT/DnrJ/EryC1/StrS family aminotransferase translates to MSHLAIRGGKPVREKPFPVWPVWGDEEIEYLTQVVKSGKWGSLHGKKTAEFERRFADYQQAKHGICVNSGTTALRIACTAAGINVGDEVLVPAYTFIASASAVVEAGAIPVFVDIDLETFNIDLASAESVLTAKTKAVMPVHFAGRPANMTEVMDFASRHGLTVIEDAAQAWGAEWEGRRVGAVGTAGCFSFQSSKNINAGEGGIIVTNDDLVAKMARAHANCGRSEDGLWYEHFYFGGNSRITEFQSAVLLAQFERYDELKAIRQNNVAYLNQRLKEIEGIKTLADDPRVTSHACHLYIFRYQKEYFAGKNKTVFIEAMRKEGIPASPGYSLPLYRQPVFMKKAFGPRGKAIDLPVDYSQVVCPSVEKACYEEAIWLTQNVLLGTEQDMDSIVEAIAKIKQYAEELE, encoded by the coding sequence ATGTCGCATTTAGCGATTCGCGGCGGAAAACCGGTGCGCGAAAAACCGTTTCCTGTTTGGCCGGTGTGGGGAGATGAAGAGATTGAATACCTTACTCAAGTCGTCAAAAGCGGCAAATGGGGGAGTCTGCATGGAAAAAAGACGGCCGAATTCGAGCGCCGTTTTGCCGACTATCAGCAGGCCAAACACGGCATTTGCGTTAACAGCGGAACGACGGCGCTGCGTATCGCATGCACGGCTGCAGGCATCAATGTCGGGGACGAGGTCCTGGTGCCGGCCTACACCTTTATTGCTTCGGCCTCGGCAGTTGTGGAAGCCGGGGCAATTCCTGTTTTTGTCGATATCGATCTGGAAACGTTCAACATCGATTTGGCTTCCGCAGAATCGGTGTTGACTGCGAAAACAAAAGCCGTCATGCCGGTTCATTTTGCCGGGCGGCCTGCCAATATGACCGAAGTAATGGATTTTGCCTCGCGACATGGATTGACGGTTATCGAAGATGCTGCGCAGGCCTGGGGCGCAGAGTGGGAGGGAAGGCGCGTTGGGGCCGTCGGCACTGCGGGCTGCTTCAGTTTCCAGTCGTCAAAAAACATCAATGCCGGAGAAGGCGGCATCATCGTTACCAATGATGATCTGGTGGCAAAAATGGCGCGGGCACACGCCAATTGCGGCAGAAGCGAAGACGGATTGTGGTATGAACATTTTTATTTCGGCGGCAATTCGCGAATTACCGAGTTTCAATCTGCCGTACTTTTGGCGCAGTTCGAGCGTTATGATGAATTAAAAGCGATTCGCCAGAACAACGTTGCTTATTTAAATCAAAGACTTAAAGAAATTGAGGGTATTAAAACCCTTGCCGACGATCCCCGCGTAACGTCGCATGCCTGTCATTTATATATATTCCGATATCAAAAGGAATATTTTGCCGGTAAAAACAAAACAGTTTTCATTGAGGCGATGCGTAAAGAAGGCATCCCTGCCAGTCCTGGATATTCGTTGCCGCTTTATCGCCAACCGGTTTTTATGAAAAAGGCGTTCGGACCGCGCGGAAAAGCAATCGATTTGCCGGTTGATTACTCTCAGGTTGTATGCCCCTCAGTCGAAAAAGCGTGCTATGAGGAAGCAATCTGGCTGACACAAAATGTGTTATTAGGAACGGAACAAGATATGGATTCCATCGTGGAAGCCATTGCAAAAATAAAACAGTATGCAGAAGAACTCGAATAA
- the efp gene encoding elongation factor P, translating to MAAISEFRRGMAIRFNNDVWIITEFQHITPGNWRAMVRTKLKNVKTGRVIENTFRMTDEIEEVRLENKDMQFLYKSDNNLYLMDTETFDQIFIPEELLGDQLKFLKEGETVTVSFMEDVPITAELPMTINFKVIEAEPGVRGDSATNLMKNAVIETGAKIQVPLFVEAGDIIKVDVRNGKYLERVSRG from the coding sequence ATGGCTGCAATTTCTGAATTTCGTCGCGGCATGGCGATACGCTTCAACAACGATGTCTGGATTATTACCGAATTCCAGCACATCACCCCGGGAAACTGGAGGGCAATGGTTCGTACAAAGCTAAAGAATGTTAAAACCGGCCGCGTCATTGAAAATACCTTTCGGATGACGGACGAGATCGAAGAGGTTCGGCTGGAAAACAAGGATATGCAGTTTCTCTACAAGTCCGATAACAACCTGTATCTGATGGACACCGAAACCTTTGATCAGATATTTATCCCTGAGGAACTTTTGGGCGATCAGCTGAAATTCTTGAAGGAAGGGGAGACGGTGACGGTATCCTTCATGGAAGATGTTCCCATAACCGCCGAGCTGCCCATGACGATCAATTTCAAGGTGATAGAAGCTGAGCCCGGAGTTCGAGGCGATTCAGCCACCAATTTGATGAAAAATGCCGTTATCGAAACAGGCGCCAAAATTCAAGTCCCTCTGTTTGTTGAAGCCGGTGATATCATCAAGGTCGATGTGCGAAACGGAAAATACTTGGAGCGCGTCAGCCGCGGTTGA